The genomic stretch tacctaaaatttgttaaataacCCACGTATATTGGTATCGGTTGGTATCGGAAATTGAGGTTTGGACAATATCCGCATATCGGATATCCCTAAATACATCTCAACCAAAAGTTCTTTCCAGTGGAGAAATAAGATCAGCTATTGTAATAAAATCCCACAGGGTTTCTGTCTGATTTCAGAATATTATTGAATGCAGATGTAATTTTTGTGCATAACCTTTACATATTACATGTGTGGAATATTTGTAGTTCATGGGATCTGAAAATGTTAGCTGAGAAAATGTATTTCCAAAGGTTGCTAGTCGTTTGGTTACCTGTTCAAATTCTTGTTTTATCTACTATCAATATTCACATGTATGTTATCAACATCCCTGCGCAACTGCAGTAGCTTGATAACTGTTGTGCCATTGAAACTGGTGCCGACATCTATTGTAATGATGAAATAGGCATCACGCCTTGCACAACAGGCAAGTGTTCATGAAACTGAAGGACAAAGACTTGCTCACATACTTGAGAGCAGCCAGTCCAGAGGGTTAGCGAAGGGTCTGCCTCGTGCTTCAGTCTGTGGCCCTCATTGTCCTTTAGAAACTTCGCTTGATCCACTTAAACTTTAGTGTCAAATTTACCCAAATTTTTCCCTGAAATGTAAAGTGGCTTTTGTAAGAATCACTAAAAGCATTCCTAATCTACatgaaaaaaactttgaatAGTAGTTCTTTGAAATTCAAATGCTGGAAATTAGCAGCTAATGCCAAATGTGGCACCTGTGTACTAGTTGGCTGCTGTGCTAGTTTGAAGGAATGTGAATGAGCAAGTGTGAGAGTCACTGTTTCCTTGTGTGTAGCTCATGAAAGCCAATAACATTATCAGGTTTGTACCTTTCATGTGCATCAGTGACCTTCAGTTGCTCCCGCCGTCCTCTCTCAGCAGCATCACATCTGATCTGTCGTTCTGTTCTTCCGCTACAGTGTCGCTACTTTGTCCGTCCCTCTGTTGAGTTCTGGCTGTCCTAAAACTGCTAAACAGAGGGAGGACAGCAGAGATATTATTTTTCAGAGctgttgcacattttctgtGCTTTGACTATCTCCTTTCTCCCTTCAGACTATGGCTGTACCTCCCACCTACGTTGACCTTGGAAAGTCTGCCAGGGATGTCTTTACTAAGGGATACGGTAAGCACCAAGTAGCCAATCGTACTTGTTTTAAGTTTTACAGCTTTAAGATTTAGAGAAAAAGGGCTAAATCACAATAAAGCAATACAATTAATTATAAAGACTGTCATACCCTGAAGGTTATTCTGAAATgccaaatattttagaaaataatcCTCTTTGGGTCATCATAATAAAAGGTAATTGAAGGATATGTGGAGGCATATTGGTAAAATATTCAGTACTGACCTGCTTTTGGGGGTGACTATGCCTGGAGAGGCAGCTGTTAGTGTGAATCTAAATAAAGaccagtttttaaaattttaacttttAGCTTTAGCTTCTTCATTTGAAATTTTTCTTCTGGTGCTTCATAGACTAGGGTAACTCCAATACAATAACTTTCTACTTTTCTTTCCTCATCGTTTCACACAAGTTTTTATGCCTTTTCTCACTGGAAGCAAATTTTAATTGTTTCTCACTCTTTACAAGGAGTTGACCCATGTAGTTTTTCATGACTGATGGTGATTAAGAGCAATCAAAGACACTCATAACTGATATTTGAAACCGAGATTAAGGTTTATTTGTAGCAAATATGAATATCTTGGTGTGAAAATTTAGAATTACACAAACTCcaatgcaaattttttttcatcatatgtCCAGATGTAAAGTCAGTGCTGTTGATGGGACATCGTGTTAGATTGGAGTGATGACTATAAAGACAGAGTGTATCAGAGCAGAAATAGTAAAAGAACACACTAAAAGAACAATACTTTTTCATGTATTGTGCTGTGAATAATGTGATATAGCACTTCCCCTCAGTGTTTGCACAAATCCAGTCCCTGCACACAACACAATGTTAAACAGTGCCAAATAAAAGCAACTGATTCAAGCTTGTTGCAGTTCTGTATTTCGCTTACCACCAGACGAACAGATGCTGCAGTATGGTACGAAGCCTGCAGTTAGGGAGGATATCcttgtgctgtgtttgtgtatccaCACAGCTGTGCTCTGATGGTTACTGAAGGATGTCCACTCGGTTTCTGGGGATTTCCCAGTTCTTCCAGCACACAGATTTATACGTACCATCAAGGCTGAATCACTGCAAGTTTAACAGTGACTGTAATTAGTTACTGTGGGTTTAAGTGCAGGCTTAAGTTGTACTCACATGGAATGTTCGTAGTCCACATCCTTCACAGAAAAGCCTTGAAACTCTTAAAAGTGTCCCAGAATAGTCTGTGTCAGTTTTGTAgaatgaaataaatagaaacaagaTTTTTGAGTAGCTTTAAGAAGGTTTTAACCCTTTTATAGAGTGCaaactgcaattttttattTCCTCGACAATGATGGGTGAATGAAATTTTATGAAGGTTGAGAAGAGTGACAagtaggtctctggttcatgtGAAGTGTGACTGGGTGAATCGATGGATGACTGTAATGCTGAGCAAGGTCATAAATGGGGTCAGAAGCTGTTCAACTGACCTTCTAGCTATTATTCATAACTGACAGCACTAATGCTCTTACAGGATCTACATCAGATCAATGCACGCTGTAAGTCAGTGGATTAtaaatacttttaaatgtaCTCTGGAGGCTATTAAATGGGTATTTCATGGACTCTAATCAATGACTTCATTTAATAAGTTCTGAAATCTCAAAAGGGACTCTTAACGTATCTTAATCTTAGTTTGAGAGCTAGCGAGTGTTTGTAGAGTAGCGTGTTCTTGCTTTAATAATAACATGTTTTAGAGTGACTATCATTTGTATTGTTATCTAGAAATCATTTTGATCCTTTATTAACTGGCTTCTTTCAGGCTTCGGGCTCATCAAGCTGGACTTGAAAACAAAGTCTGAGAATGGACTGGTAAGTTGTCGCCTGTCATTGTCAGATTACGAGAGCTGCCACTCCAGACTGCAGCTGTTGTGTCATAGCTCTATCACACTCCTGGctgataatgaaatattctgTATGTCTTAACTTATGTCAGAGTTAGGGCAAATTGATTTCTTGACAATTGACAGCAAAGCAATGCTAAATCTAAGACCAAAGAATGACAGTCTGTTAACAGAGTTTGATAAAAATCAGCCTAATCGTAAAAGACTTCTTATTTTGTTGATAAATACAAGTAGTAGTCAGTTATCACAACACCACTAAATGCTTTGTAAACATCTATTTCAAAGCTATTCTGTTGCAAGACATTCACATGGTTGTGATTTTATCAGGATTAAGTGTCTGGCTAATTAACATGTCTGCATGACTCTGATACTGTCTCTGTCATCTGAAGGAGTTCACCAGCACAGGCTCTGCTAACACCGAGACCAGCAAGGTCGCTGGATCACTGGAGACCAAATACAAGTGGGCAGAACATGGACTGACCTTCACGGAGAAGTGGAACACTGACAACACTCTGGGAACTGAGATCACCCTTGAGGACCAGGTGATGTGGTGTGAGAATGACCACTGAATatgcattttataaaagtaatcCATGCAAAAAAAAGTGACTTGGGTTGCTGTTGGCAAAGGAATTTGTGATTTATAATCAATATCTACTTATCTAAAGACGTCCAAGTAGATCCTGTAGGATACAAACGATTTCTGAACCTTTCcacctttctttttctgtattcaCTGTGATTTCTTATTCAAGTAGAGGATATACTGCAGTTTGCTAGACTGTAATATCGTTCTTACTTTTTCTACAGTTGGCCAAGGGGCTGAAGCTTACATTCGATTCCTCCTTCTCACCAAACACTGGGTAAGGACAGCTAAATGATGATAATCCTGAAAAGTAGTTAAGTATTTTCTGTTAGTATTACCACACTTGTAAAGCTATAGTGAATATGTATGAAAAACTCACTGCTGAATGAGAATTTTATGTCTTAAACCAGTGTCGGTTAGCAGTTTGTCCGAAAACCTTTGATGAAAATTGTCCAGTGGCTTCATTAAACCTTACCTGGGTCAATTATGGTCTTTACTAATGTGAATGGGTTTGTCTACTGGTTTCACATGAAGGAAAGGCATCAACAAAGGCTAGTGAAGGGGACTAAAATGTGCTATGTTATTGTGTAGCTAGAACGATGggtaaatgcattttaatgagcAAATGTGTTGCCAATGACATGTATATAGGTTACATAGCAACAGTATTTACTATTCCAGTACTTGAATCTCTATTTAAATCAGTGCACTAGTGAGCAGCACAGTAGTTTTAAATCTATTCATTTCCATTAGGTAGCTTGCTGAGTTAGCTAATTTGCTAAGAGAGTTTGCACACCTTGATAGACATTTCTTCAAAGAGAAATCATCTTGAGCCCTGCTTTTCTATAATCCACTTTTCTTTCAGTTCTATGTCATAGCAGTTTGATGTTCCTTGCTGAGCGATGACATTAACAACCTGTTATCTCTCCCCAACATCCTGCCAGTAAGAAGAGCGGCAAGATCAAGACGGGCTACAAGTGCGATCACATCAATCTTGGCTGCGACGTTCACTACGACATCAATGGAACAGCCATCCATGGCGCAGGAGTGGTGGGCTACGAGGGCTGGTTGGCCGGCTACCAGTTGACCTTTGAAGctggcaggaacaagatcaccCAGAGCAACTTTGCAGTTGGATACAAGACGGATGAATTCCAGCTCCATACAAATGTGTAAGACTGTATGAAGCAGCAAATGGACATGAGAAGTATGCCAGCATGTGTACTTCCATAATCCTGCACACAGTGTAGTTTCAGTGATCTGGGTAACCAGTGTGACTTCATCTCATTGTGTACAGTGTTGGTTACTTTATGAAGAGTTTGGTGTACTGTAGCCACAGTGCTCTGTAGTTGATGCATTTCAGATAGCAAAGTGGTTGGGGTATATCTAGTGTTACATTGCCAGACTATTCTGTAGTACAGAAAACTCTGGCTGCACCtctttatgattgttttgtaGGGAAAAAACACAGTCTGGCTAGTTTGTATTCTGTTAAATCAATTACTATCGTCCTCCGAAGGAAAAGATGCAGCAATGGCATTCCCCGAAAGTAGTGTTGTGGGAGGAATCGTTTTGATGAaacatttgcattaaaatggctaattcccCAAAGAAAAACTAGCAGGGATTCCTTACTTCATGATTCAAAACCTCGGCACAGCTTGAAATTTTTTGGGAGGTGGGCTGCTAGCCTGGAGGAGGTGGCTGTTGATTCCTGTAGGCTTGGGGATTATGAAGACAGTAACTTGTGGATAGTGGAAGGAGGGTGGAAAGCTTCATGAAATGTAGGGCCACTGGCAAAATTATACCCTCAATCTACATACGGTGAGTCAGACCAGGGTGTATTCTGAATAAGTACCTAGCACTATCAACCTCCATTGTTCTTGCCTGTATGTTATTTTCCCTTTACTTAGTTAACTGTGTGTAAAACATTCTGATATTAGATTGTTGTTTCTGTCCTGTAGTACCTCTACATAAGTCAGAGGTTACATGTTGTTGCTATTAGTAACTCCAGAAAAATATTTGACTAGACGCTGCTTTCcaactctgttttcttgtccTTGTCTGGCTGACTAACTTGTTACCTGCTTGGCTCTCTGCCGGGCACCCAGGTACCTGTCGGTTATTTTTATACCCAAGTGATGGGATTTAGTATATTGCAAGTGAGATGGAGTGAGTGTTTGGCAGACCTCGGTGAAGAGCTAGAGTGAGGTGTTGTCAGACAGTGAGGCAGAGACAGGCCACAGTGTTAGTCTTGTTTCCTGCTGCGTCCTCAGCCAAGCCTGTTTGAGTCTTCAGCTGAAGTGGTAATGTGAGGTCAGGGAAAGTGTTATGTCGGCTTTACAGTGCAGCAAACTGAGGACTTCTTGATGTACAACGCATGAAACCAGAATTTATTCCTTTTACAACACAAACATTACACCTAAGAACATATTATTTACATTGCAGCAACGTTTAACATTTTgttatctgctgtttttcttcagaaatgatGGCACTGAGTTTGGTGGTTCCATCTACCAGAAAGTGAATGACCAGCTGGAGACAGCCGTCAACCTGGCCTGGACTGCTGGAAACAGCAACACCCGCTTTGGCATCGCTGCCAAATACCAGATTGATCCTGATGCGTCTTTCTCTGTGAGTAGTGTGTAACCTCAGGTGGTACTCTTAGTAGTGGTATAGTAAGATCTTATTTACTAACAGTGGGACATTATTGACTCATTTTCATGATGAATTCATAATGCAGGTTCAGATTTATAAAATGATGTCATGTAATGCAGATGCCACTGAAAACAGCTCTATTGTTTTTGAGAGATTTCATACACCACAACTAGTCACTATGCACGTCCAAGTGAAAGCACCACATTTAGCTGGGCTTCACAGACGTCTCTTTAGGCCGAAATGACCGCTAGCCGGAGTCAGTCTACTACAGACAGGCCCGGGCTAACTAAGTACTTTCTATCACATTAGCCCCTAAATCCTACTTGCAGCTGAGCCAATTACTTTGACTGGTTGTTTGTGTACTTAGGTGCATTATCTTCCTCcttaaaacatgacaaacatgGCATTGTGATTTACAGCTTAGCTTTCTTAACATTTGAAGCAGGCAGGTAATTCCTCAACATTGGAACAGTGAATTTATCAATACGTCTGATCTGTGTTTCCCACACAGGCCAAGGTGAACAACTCCAGCCTCGTGGGCCTGGGCTATACTCAGACTCTGAAGCCAGGTGAGTGTGCTCTGTATATAATGTTAGTACCATGTTCACAAAGATCCCAACACATaggaaagaaaagctgcttAACTGTGATATTTAAAGTTTGAATAAGGTCATATTCTGGGCAGGCATGCTGTCTGTGAATTGttccaaagaaaaacaacaaacaaaacagaggtGATGTCTGATGCAAAGAGTCTGTGAAGGGTAAATTAAAGTACTACAGTTAGTTTCCACACGAAGGTAAACAACGGTTATAAAGATGGGGTTAAAACTTTAATGCTGCGGTGTGTGTGGGATCAAGAATGGATTACTTTACTCAGCaaaatgtgttgcattttaaggATGAAATAGCAAATGATGTgtaaatttacacattttcctgACATGTCTCCGCAGGCATCAAGCTGACACTTTCTGCTCTCCTCGATGGCAAAAACATCAACGCCGGTGGCCACAAGCTTGGCCTTGGTCTCGAGTTCCAGGCGTAGGAGGATGAGGCAGACACCATTCCAGTCCTCCCAGCACACACGCAttccccaccaaaaaaattgttaaaaatctaaatcccCTATTAATTAGCTCTCCCTCACAAAACCCCTGTTTCCCCCCTAGACGTGTTACAGCTGAAAGCAAGACAGCATAAAGGTCAAATCGTTCTTGTGACGATCCACCACTTTTAAAGGAACACTTAAGGGAACAATTATATTTTGCAATCAAAGGGCCCAGTTTCGAACAAAACCACAACCGTTTAGCAGAAAGTTTGATCTTGAATCGCGTAGCTTGCAAGGGAATAGTAGCCTCGAGTGCATAAATGTTGGCCTCACTTTTCATTTCCACTACATTAGTACACAACGCTTTAACTTGTGTCTGCTTTCCAATGCGGTGAAAAGGGATAATCAAAACTAGATGAGCCCAAAATACATGAAGGGCTTGACGCAGTTGGATAGTTACACCACCAGATGGCGCTGTTACATAGCACCAGTAAGCACTCCTTAAGCAAAAGGTGTAGCGGTCAAACAAGTTTTATTTGAACACGTCTGCACTGGAGAGTTTGTCTTGATGTATTATACAATGGGAAGGGTTAGTTGTCCCTGATGTAAGCAGCTGTCTGTAGCTCTAAGAGACACTACACCCCAATGTGtacattctgtgtttttgtctcacttgttttttgtgtctgtgcattTGGTGTGAACCATGTCTTTTGTTACATATA from Amphiprion ocellaris isolate individual 3 ecotype Okinawa chromosome 14, ASM2253959v1, whole genome shotgun sequence encodes the following:
- the vdac1 gene encoding voltage-dependent anion-selective channel protein 1 is translated as MAVPPTYVDLGKSARDVFTKGYGFGLIKLDLKTKSENGLEFTSTGSANTETSKVAGSLETKYKWAEHGLTFTEKWNTDNTLGTEITLEDQLAKGLKLTFDSSFSPNTGKKSGKIKTGYKCDHINLGCDVHYDINGTAIHGAGVVGYEGWLAGYQLTFEAGRNKITQSNFAVGYKTDEFQLHTNVNDGTEFGGSIYQKVNDQLETAVNLAWTAGNSNTRFGIAAKYQIDPDASFSAKVNNSSLVGLGYTQTLKPGIKLTLSALLDGKNINAGGHKLGLGLEFQA